The proteins below come from a single Thermopolyspora flexuosa genomic window:
- the chvE gene encoding multiple monosaccharide ABC transporter substrate-binding protein produces MRIRRFATAVAVLALAVTACGSSEKTVDREASAAGNAGALVGVTMPTRSSERWISDGENVKAGLEKLGYQVDLQYAENDIPTQVNQIENQITRGAKLLIIASIDGTALTTQLQRAADEKIPVISYDRLIRNSPNVDYYTTFDNFKVGVQQATSLLVGLGLLKPDGSEGDAKGPFNIELFAGSPDDNNATFFYNGAMSVLKPYLDKGTLVVRSGQTDFKTIAILRWDPATAQKRMEDLLTSTYSDGTVVHGVLSPYDGLSIGILSALKSNGYGTKDQPYPIVTGQDAELASVKSIIAGEQYSTIFKDTRKLAEVTVQMADTVLKGGTPEVNNTTDYDNGVKVVPSYLLEPVIVDKTNYRQALIDTGYYNESQLG; encoded by the coding sequence ATGAGAATCCGTCGATTCGCCACGGCCGTCGCGGTGCTGGCGCTCGCCGTCACCGCGTGCGGCTCCAGCGAGAAGACCGTCGACCGCGAGGCGTCCGCCGCGGGCAACGCCGGCGCGCTGGTGGGCGTCACCATGCCGACCAGGTCGTCCGAACGCTGGATCAGCGACGGCGAGAACGTCAAGGCGGGGCTGGAGAAGCTGGGCTACCAGGTTGACCTGCAGTACGCCGAGAACGACATCCCCACCCAGGTCAACCAGATCGAGAACCAGATCACGCGCGGCGCGAAGCTGCTCATCATCGCCTCGATCGACGGCACCGCGCTCACCACCCAGCTGCAGCGGGCGGCCGACGAGAAGATCCCGGTGATCTCCTACGACCGGCTCATCCGCAACAGCCCGAACGTCGACTACTACACCACCTTCGACAACTTCAAGGTCGGCGTGCAGCAGGCGACCTCGCTGCTGGTGGGGCTCGGGCTGCTCAAGCCCGACGGCTCCGAGGGCGACGCCAAGGGCCCGTTCAACATCGAGCTGTTCGCCGGGTCGCCCGACGACAACAACGCCACCTTCTTCTACAACGGCGCGATGAGCGTGCTCAAGCCGTACCTGGACAAGGGCACGCTCGTGGTCCGCAGCGGCCAGACCGACTTCAAGACCATCGCGATCCTGCGCTGGGACCCGGCCACCGCGCAGAAGCGCATGGAGGACCTGCTCACCTCCACCTACAGCGACGGCACCGTGGTGCACGGCGTGCTCTCGCCGTACGACGGGCTGTCGATCGGCATCCTGTCGGCGCTGAAGAGCAACGGGTACGGCACCAAGGACCAGCCCTACCCGATCGTGACCGGCCAGGACGCCGAGCTCGCCTCGGTCAAGTCGATCATCGCCGGCGAGCAGTACTCGACGATCTTCAAGGACACCCGCAAGCTCGCCGAGGTCACCGTGCAGATGGCCGACACCGTCCTCAAGGGCGGCACGCCCGAGGTGAACAACACCACCGACTACGACAACGGTGTGAAGGTCGTGCCGTCGTACCTGCTCGAGCCGGTGATCGTCGACAAGACGAACTACCGGCAGGCGCTGATCGACACCGGCTACTACAACGAGTCCCAGCTCGGCTGA
- a CDS encoding LacI family DNA-binding transcriptional regulator — protein MADVARAAGVSHQTVSRVLNGHPNVRPATRAKVLAAIERLGYRRNQVARALATRDSRTLGVISFDTTLYGPASTLHGIERAARAAGYFVSIVSLRTIDRDGVREAIDHLAEQGVAGVVVVAPQRSAASALEDLPPGMPAVAVEGAHTGPVSTVCVDQVAGARLATEHLLALGHETVWHVSGPPDWLEAEGRVAGWRAALEAAGRPVPEPLEGDWSPRSGYAAGRRLAALAGEVGAVFVANDQMALGVLRALAEAGVRVPEEMSVVGFDDVPESEFFSPPLTTVRQDFGAVGRHSLDVLMRQIAERDTTRHERIVVPPALVPRASTAPPAGGPHTGPPASLET, from the coding sequence ATGGCCGACGTGGCCAGGGCCGCCGGCGTGTCGCACCAGACCGTCTCCCGGGTGCTCAACGGCCACCCCAACGTGCGCCCCGCCACCCGGGCGAAGGTGCTGGCGGCGATCGAACGGCTCGGCTACCGGCGCAACCAGGTCGCCCGCGCCCTCGCCACCCGGGACTCCCGCACCCTCGGCGTGATCAGCTTCGACACCACCCTGTACGGCCCGGCGAGCACGCTGCACGGCATCGAGCGGGCGGCGCGGGCCGCCGGGTACTTCGTCAGCATCGTCAGCCTGCGCACCATCGACCGGGACGGGGTGCGCGAGGCGATCGACCACCTCGCCGAGCAGGGCGTGGCCGGGGTCGTCGTGGTCGCGCCGCAGCGCTCGGCCGCGAGCGCCCTGGAGGACCTGCCCCCGGGCATGCCCGCGGTCGCGGTCGAGGGCGCCCACACCGGCCCGGTCTCCACGGTCTGCGTCGACCAGGTCGCGGGCGCCCGGCTCGCCACCGAGCACCTGCTCGCGCTCGGCCACGAGACCGTCTGGCACGTCAGCGGCCCGCCGGACTGGCTGGAGGCCGAGGGCCGGGTGGCGGGCTGGCGCGCCGCGCTCGAGGCCGCGGGCCGCCCGGTGCCCGAGCCGCTCGAGGGCGACTGGAGCCCGCGCTCCGGCTACGCCGCGGGCAGGCGGCTCGCCGCGCTCGCCGGAGAGGTCGGCGCGGTGTTCGTCGCCAACGACCAGATGGCGCTCGGCGTGCTGCGCGCCCTCGCCGAGGCGGGGGTGCGGGTGCCCGAGGAGATGAGCGTGGTCGGCTTCGACGACGTGCCCGAGTCGGAGTTCTTCTCCCCGCCGCTCACCACGGTCCGGCAGGACTTCGGCGCGGTCGGAAGGCACAGCCTCGACGTGCTCATGCGCCAGATCGCCGAGCGGGACACCACCCGCCACGAGCGCATCGTGGTGCCGCCCGCGCTCGTGCCGCGGGCGAGCACCGCCCCGCCCGCGGGCGGCCCGCACACCGGCCCACCAGCCTCCCTTGAGACCTGA
- a CDS encoding ABC transporter substrate-binding protein, with product MKKITRLLLIGALAVTAACGGGGSGGSGGGGGGGDGKIVMGFSQVGAESGWRTANTKSIQEAAKEAGIELKFSDAQQKQENQIKAIRSFIQQKVDVIAFSPVVESGWDPVLREAKNAGIPVILTDRAVDSTDTSLYRTFLGSDFVEEGRKAARWLVEEFKDDPGPVNIVELQGTTGSAPANDRKAGFEEVIASEPKFKIVASQSGDFTRAKGKEVMEAFLKSTPDIDVLYAHNDDMGLGAIEAIEGAGKVPGKDIKIITIDAVRDGMQALADGKINFIVECSPLLGPQLMDLAKKIVAGEEVPARVVTEETTFTQEQAREVLPSRPY from the coding sequence ATGAAGAAGATCACCAGGCTCCTCCTGATCGGCGCGCTCGCCGTGACGGCGGCGTGCGGCGGTGGCGGATCCGGCGGCTCCGGCGGCGGGGGCGGCGGAGGCGACGGAAAGATCGTCATGGGCTTCTCGCAGGTGGGCGCGGAGAGCGGCTGGCGCACCGCGAACACCAAGTCGATCCAGGAGGCGGCCAAGGAGGCCGGGATCGAGCTGAAGTTCTCCGACGCCCAGCAGAAGCAGGAGAACCAGATCAAGGCGATCCGCTCGTTCATCCAGCAGAAGGTCGACGTGATCGCCTTCTCGCCGGTGGTCGAGTCCGGCTGGGACCCGGTGCTGCGGGAGGCGAAGAACGCCGGCATCCCGGTGATCCTCACCGACCGCGCGGTGGACTCCACCGACACCTCGCTGTACCGGACCTTCCTCGGCTCGGACTTCGTCGAGGAGGGCCGTAAGGCGGCGCGGTGGCTGGTCGAGGAGTTCAAGGACGACCCCGGCCCGGTGAACATCGTCGAGCTGCAGGGCACCACCGGCTCGGCCCCGGCCAACGACCGCAAGGCGGGCTTCGAGGAGGTGATCGCCTCCGAGCCCAAGTTCAAGATCGTCGCCTCGCAGAGCGGCGACTTCACCCGGGCGAAGGGCAAGGAGGTCATGGAGGCCTTCCTCAAGTCCACCCCGGACATCGACGTGCTGTACGCCCACAACGACGACATGGGCCTCGGCGCGATCGAGGCGATCGAGGGCGCGGGCAAGGTGCCCGGCAAGGACATCAAGATCATCACGATCGACGCGGTGCGGGACGGCATGCAGGCGCTCGCCGACGGCAAGATCAACTTCATCGTGGAGTGCAGCCCGCTGCTCGGCCCCCAGCTGATGGACCTCGCCAAGAAGATCGTCGCCGGCGAGGAGGTGCCCGCCCGGGTGGTGACCGAGGAGACCACCTTCACCCAGGAGCAGGCCCGCGAGGTCCTGCCCAGCCGGCCCTACTGA
- a CDS encoding sugar ABC transporter ATP-binding protein yields MTEPEPIVRMRGIGKHFPGVKALDGVDFRLLPGEVHALMGENGAGKSTLIKVLTGVHPADEGEIELAGRPVAFSSPLAAQRAGISTVYQEINLCPNLSVAENIFAGRQRRRFGLIRWRELRRRAAELMARLDIDVDVSAPLSAYSPAVQQMVAIARALDIDARVLVLDEPTSSLDAGEVERLFRVMRRLRDEGIAILFVSHFLDQVYAIADRMTILRDGRLVGEYRTSELSQVELVAKMVGRDIERPAAPARARRGPETNGNGNGNGRAARPLVEAEGLGRSGAINPFTLTIPEGEVVGLAGLLGSGRTELARLLFGADHADTGTVRVGGETVHLRSPRAAIRHRIAFCPENRRADGLVDDLSVRENIVLAMQAARGWSRPLPRRRQDELVERFIAALDIRPADPDRPVRTLSGGNQQKVLLARWLIMEPRLLILDEPTRGIDVGAKAEIERLVAELSAQGMSVLFISAELEEVLRLSHRVGVLRDRTLVARLDNDESLTTDALMRAIASGAAS; encoded by the coding sequence ATGACCGAACCGGAGCCGATCGTGCGCATGCGCGGGATCGGCAAACACTTCCCCGGTGTCAAGGCGCTGGACGGGGTCGACTTCCGCCTGCTGCCGGGCGAGGTGCACGCGCTCATGGGGGAGAACGGCGCGGGCAAGTCGACCCTGATCAAGGTGCTCACCGGCGTGCACCCCGCCGACGAGGGGGAGATCGAGCTGGCCGGGCGGCCGGTGGCGTTCTCCAGCCCGCTCGCCGCGCAGCGCGCCGGGATCAGCACCGTCTACCAGGAGATCAACCTCTGCCCGAACCTGTCGGTGGCGGAGAACATCTTCGCCGGCCGCCAGCGGCGCCGGTTCGGCCTCATCCGGTGGCGCGAGCTGCGCCGCCGGGCCGCCGAGCTCATGGCCCGCCTCGACATCGACGTCGACGTGTCCGCGCCGCTGTCGGCGTACTCCCCGGCGGTGCAGCAGATGGTGGCGATCGCCCGCGCCCTCGACATCGACGCCCGCGTGCTCGTGCTCGACGAGCCCACCTCGAGCCTCGACGCCGGGGAGGTGGAGCGGCTGTTCCGCGTGATGCGGCGGCTGCGGGACGAGGGCATCGCGATCCTGTTCGTCTCGCACTTCCTCGACCAGGTGTACGCGATCGCCGACCGGATGACGATCCTGCGCGACGGGCGGCTCGTCGGCGAGTACCGCACCAGCGAGCTGTCCCAGGTCGAGCTGGTGGCGAAGATGGTCGGCCGCGACATCGAACGGCCCGCCGCGCCCGCCCGGGCCCGGCGCGGGCCGGAGACGAACGGCAACGGCAACGGCAACGGGCGGGCCGCCCGGCCGCTGGTGGAGGCCGAGGGCCTCGGCCGGTCCGGCGCGATCAACCCGTTCACCCTCACCATCCCCGAGGGCGAGGTGGTCGGGCTCGCCGGGCTGCTCGGCTCCGGCCGTACCGAGCTCGCCCGGCTGCTGTTCGGCGCCGACCACGCCGACACCGGCACGGTGCGGGTCGGCGGCGAGACCGTGCACCTGCGCTCGCCGCGCGCCGCGATCCGCCACCGGATCGCGTTCTGCCCGGAGAACCGCCGGGCCGACGGCCTCGTCGACGACCTCAGCGTGCGGGAGAACATCGTGCTGGCGATGCAGGCGGCCCGCGGCTGGAGCCGGCCGCTGCCCCGCCGCCGCCAGGACGAGCTGGTCGAACGCTTCATCGCCGCGCTCGACATCCGGCCCGCCGACCCCGACCGGCCGGTGCGCACCCTGTCCGGCGGCAACCAGCAGAAGGTGCTGCTCGCCCGCTGGCTGATCATGGAGCCGCGGCTGCTCATCCTCGACGAGCCCACCCGGGGCATCGACGTCGGGGCGAAGGCGGAGATCGAGCGGCTGGTCGCAGAGCTGTCCGCGCAGGGCATGTCCGTGCTGTTCATCTCCGCCGAGCTGGAGGAGGTGCTGCGGCTCAGCCACCGGGTGGGCGTGCTGCGCGACCGCACCCTCGTCGCCCGGCTCGACAACGACGAATCCCTCACCACCGACGCGCTCATGCGCGCGATCGCGAGCGGAGCGGCCTCATGA
- a CDS encoding ABC transporter permease, with translation MTPISSPPRATGPAAAAGTARAGLRSVLGAAARHHLAWPCLVLLALLGLNVVLTDGFLAVELKQGHLYGGLVDIARFGAPLILVALGMTLVIATGGIDLSVGSVVAIAGALACLHISGLDDQNSVAGVLTAVALALGLAVLLGVWNGLLVAVGGIQPIIATLVLMVAGRGVAQLITDGQIITINSAPYKLIGAGYWLTLPFCLIVAAAITALAALLTRRLALGLFIESVGGNAEASRLSGIRARGVLIVVYAFCGLCAGIAGLMISSNVSSADGNNAGLWIELDAILAVVIGGTSLSGGRFSLAGTVLGALIIQTLTTTIYAIGVPPETTLLFKALVVTAVCLIQSPAFRRRVFRRRGPRGGGAAAEARRDVPEEVTS, from the coding sequence ATGACCCCGATCTCCTCCCCGCCGCGCGCCACCGGACCGGCCGCGGCGGCCGGCACGGCGCGGGCCGGGCTGCGGTCCGTGCTCGGCGCGGCCGCCCGGCACCACCTCGCCTGGCCGTGCCTGGTGCTGCTCGCGCTGCTCGGCCTCAACGTCGTGCTCACCGACGGCTTCCTCGCGGTCGAGCTCAAGCAGGGCCACCTGTACGGCGGGCTGGTGGACATCGCCCGGTTCGGCGCGCCCCTGATCCTCGTCGCGCTCGGCATGACCCTCGTCATCGCCACCGGCGGCATCGACCTGTCGGTCGGCTCGGTGGTGGCGATCGCCGGGGCGCTCGCCTGCCTGCACATCAGCGGCCTGGACGACCAGAACTCGGTCGCCGGGGTACTGACCGCGGTCGCCCTCGCGCTCGGGCTCGCCGTCCTGCTCGGCGTGTGGAACGGCCTGCTCGTCGCGGTCGGCGGCATCCAGCCGATCATCGCCACGCTCGTGCTCATGGTCGCCGGGCGCGGCGTCGCCCAGCTCATCACCGACGGGCAGATCATCACCATCAACAGCGCGCCGTACAAGCTGATCGGCGCCGGTTACTGGCTCACCCTGCCGTTCTGCCTCATCGTGGCGGCCGCGATCACCGCGCTCGCCGCGCTGCTCACCCGGCGGCTCGCGCTCGGCCTGTTCATCGAGTCGGTGGGCGGCAACGCCGAGGCGAGCCGGCTGTCCGGCATCCGGGCGCGCGGCGTGCTCATCGTCGTGTACGCGTTCTGCGGGCTGTGCGCGGGCATCGCCGGGCTGATGATCAGCTCGAACGTGTCGAGCGCGGACGGCAACAACGCCGGGCTGTGGATCGAGCTCGACGCGATCCTCGCCGTGGTCATCGGCGGCACCTCGCTCTCCGGCGGCCGGTTCTCGCTCGCGGGCACCGTGCTCGGCGCGCTGATCATCCAGACGCTCACCACCACGATCTACGCGATCGGCGTGCCGCCGGAGACCACGCTGCTGTTCAAGGCCCTCGTGGTGACCGCGGTCTGCCTGATCCAGTCGCCCGCGTTCCGCCGCCGGGTCTTCCGCCGCCGCGGCCCACGGGGCGGCGGCGCGGCGGCCGAGGCCCGCCGTGACGTCCCCGAGGAGGTGACCTCGTGA
- the yjfF gene encoding galactofuranose ABC transporter, permease protein YjfF — translation MTVQGATTVRRAARPTIPRARVPVLVTAGLLVAMFVAGGLRYDGFASGQVVLNVFIDNAFLLVIAVGMTFVILSGGIDLSVGAVAALATMLAATLLRDGWPAPVVFPLVLGVGTVLGLAMGAIIHYFEIQPFIVTLAGMFLARGLCFTIGTDSIPINDPGFTALAYGRIDLGPDLWLSPSVLIAAAVVLAGAYTLHHTRLGRTVYAIGGNEQSALLMGLPVARTKVAVYTISGFCAALGGLLLALYMLSGYGLHAVGMELDAIAAVVIGGALLSGGYGNLAGTVLGVLVLGLTQTIISFEGTLSSWWTKIFIGLLLFVFILLQRIIVGRRE, via the coding sequence GTGACCGTCCAGGGCGCAACCACGGTACGGCGGGCGGCGCGGCCGACCATCCCGCGGGCGCGGGTGCCGGTGCTGGTGACCGCGGGCCTGCTCGTGGCGATGTTCGTCGCCGGCGGCCTGCGCTACGACGGGTTCGCCAGCGGCCAGGTCGTGCTCAACGTCTTCATCGACAACGCGTTCCTGCTGGTGATCGCGGTCGGGATGACGTTCGTGATCCTGTCCGGCGGCATCGACCTGTCGGTGGGCGCGGTGGCGGCGCTCGCCACCATGCTCGCCGCCACCCTGCTGCGGGACGGCTGGCCCGCCCCGGTGGTGTTCCCGCTCGTGCTCGGTGTCGGCACGGTGCTCGGGCTCGCGATGGGGGCGATCATCCACTACTTCGAGATCCAGCCGTTCATCGTCACCCTCGCCGGCATGTTCCTCGCCCGCGGGCTGTGCTTCACCATCGGCACCGACTCGATCCCGATCAACGACCCCGGCTTCACCGCCCTCGCCTACGGCCGCATCGACCTCGGGCCCGACCTGTGGCTGTCGCCGAGCGTGCTCATCGCCGCCGCCGTCGTGCTCGCCGGGGCGTACACGCTGCACCACACCCGGCTCGGCCGTACCGTCTACGCCATCGGCGGCAACGAGCAGTCCGCGCTGCTCATGGGCCTCCCGGTGGCCCGCACCAAGGTCGCGGTCTACACGATCAGCGGGTTCTGCGCCGCGCTCGGCGGGCTGCTGCTCGCCCTCTACATGCTCTCCGGGTACGGCCTGCACGCGGTCGGCATGGAGCTCGACGCGATCGCCGCGGTGGTGATCGGCGGCGCGCTGCTCAGCGGCGGCTACGGCAACCTCGCCGGCACCGTGCTCGGGGTGCTCGTGCTCGGCCTCACCCAGACGATCATCAGCTTCGAGGGCACGCTCAGCTCCTGGTGGACCAAGATCTTCATCGGCCTGCTGCTGTTCGTCTTCATCCTGCTGCAACGGATCATCGTCGGCCGCCGCGAGTGA
- the araB gene encoding ribulokinase — protein MNANHEDRYVVGVDFGTLSGRAVVVRVRDGAELGSAVHEYAHGVIDTELPSGVRLGPDWALQAPGDWIEVLRVAVPKALAVAGVPAEHVIGIGIDTTACTVLPATADGTPLCEAYPDRPHAWPKLWKHHAAQPHADRINAVAARRGEPWLARYGGKLSSEWQYAKALQLLEEDPEIYHLAERWIEATDWLVWQLTGVETRNICTAGYKGVYQDGRYPGDDFLAELNPAFAGFTAKLGGTPAPLGGLAGRLTARAAEWTRLPEGIAVAVGNVDAHVTAAAADAVRPGQMVAIMGTSTCHVMSSDHLAEVPGMCGVVRDGIVPGLWGYEAGQSGVGDIFAWFVENSVPAAYAERAAELGMNLHEYLTSLAERQPVGAHGLVALDWHNGNRSVLVDHDLSGVIVGQTLATRPEDVYRALIEATAFGTRVIVETFEASGVPVEEFIVAGGLLKNRFLMQVYADVLRRPLSVIGSAQGPALGSAIHAAVAAGAYPDITAAAAAMGKRTPEAYLPDPARADVYDRLYAEYRRLHDHFADGAMLHRLRAIRNEARA, from the coding sequence GTGAACGCTAACCATGAAGACCGGTACGTGGTCGGCGTCGACTTCGGCACGCTGTCCGGCCGCGCCGTCGTCGTCCGGGTGCGCGACGGCGCCGAGCTGGGCTCGGCCGTGCACGAGTACGCCCACGGCGTGATCGACACCGAGCTGCCGAGCGGGGTACGGCTCGGCCCGGACTGGGCGCTGCAGGCCCCCGGCGACTGGATCGAGGTGCTGCGCGTCGCGGTGCCGAAGGCGCTCGCGGTCGCGGGCGTGCCCGCCGAGCACGTGATCGGCATCGGCATCGACACCACCGCCTGCACCGTGCTGCCCGCGACCGCGGACGGCACGCCGCTGTGCGAGGCGTACCCGGACCGGCCGCACGCCTGGCCGAAGCTGTGGAAGCACCACGCCGCCCAGCCGCACGCCGACCGCATCAACGCGGTCGCCGCCCGCCGCGGCGAGCCGTGGCTCGCCCGGTACGGCGGCAAGCTCTCCTCCGAGTGGCAGTACGCCAAGGCGCTGCAGCTGCTCGAGGAGGACCCGGAGATCTACCACCTCGCCGAGCGCTGGATCGAGGCCACCGACTGGCTCGTCTGGCAGCTCACCGGGGTGGAGACCCGCAACATCTGCACCGCCGGGTACAAGGGCGTCTACCAGGACGGCCGCTACCCGGGCGACGACTTCCTCGCCGAGCTCAACCCCGCCTTCGCCGGGTTCACCGCCAAGCTCGGCGGCACCCCCGCCCCGCTCGGCGGCCTCGCCGGCCGCCTCACCGCCCGCGCCGCCGAGTGGACCCGGCTGCCCGAGGGCATCGCGGTCGCGGTCGGCAACGTCGACGCGCACGTCACCGCGGCCGCCGCCGACGCGGTACGGCCCGGCCAGATGGTCGCCATCATGGGCACCTCCACCTGCCACGTGATGTCCTCCGACCACCTCGCCGAGGTGCCGGGCATGTGCGGCGTGGTGCGCGACGGCATCGTGCCCGGCCTGTGGGGCTACGAGGCCGGCCAGTCCGGGGTGGGCGACATCTTCGCCTGGTTCGTGGAGAACTCGGTGCCCGCCGCCTACGCCGAGCGCGCCGCCGAGCTCGGCATGAACCTGCACGAGTACCTCACCTCGCTCGCCGAGCGCCAGCCGGTCGGCGCGCACGGCCTGGTCGCGCTCGACTGGCACAACGGCAACCGCTCGGTGCTCGTCGACCACGACCTGTCCGGGGTGATCGTCGGCCAGACCCTCGCCACCCGGCCGGAGGACGTCTACCGCGCGCTGATCGAGGCGACCGCGTTCGGCACCCGGGTGATCGTGGAGACCTTCGAGGCGTCCGGGGTGCCGGTGGAGGAGTTCATCGTCGCCGGCGGCCTGCTGAAGAACCGCTTCCTCATGCAGGTCTACGCCGACGTGCTGCGCCGCCCGCTCTCGGTGATCGGCTCGGCCCAGGGCCCGGCGCTCGGCTCGGCGATCCACGCCGCGGTCGCCGCCGGGGCGTACCCGGACATCACCGCGGCCGCCGCGGCGATGGGCAAGCGCACCCCCGAGGCGTACCTGCCCGACCCGGCCCGGGCCGACGTCTACGACCGGCTCTACGCCGAGTACCGCAGGCTGCACGACCACTTCGCCGACGGCGCGATGCTGCACCGCCTCCGCGCGATCCGCAACGAGGCCCGCGCGTGA
- a CDS encoding L-ribulose-5-phosphate 4-epimerase has translation MRETVCALHAELVRYNLVAWTAGNVSGRVPGEDLFVIKPSGVPYDELTPESMVVCDLDGNRVSGTYTPSSDTAAHAYIYRHMPHVGGVVHTHSPYASAWAARGEPIPCVLTAMADEFGGDIPVGPFALIGGDEIGKGVVETLTGHRSPAVLMRNHGVFTIGDSPRAAVKAAVMCEDVARTVHLARQLGEPLPLAQDDIDRLYDRYQNVYGQRGSR, from the coding sequence ATGCGCGAGACGGTCTGCGCCCTGCACGCCGAGCTGGTCCGCTACAACCTGGTCGCCTGGACGGCGGGCAACGTCTCCGGCCGGGTGCCGGGGGAGGACCTGTTCGTCATCAAGCCGAGCGGCGTGCCGTACGACGAGCTCACCCCCGAGTCGATGGTCGTCTGCGACCTCGACGGCAACCGCGTGTCCGGCACGTACACCCCGTCGAGCGACACCGCCGCGCACGCGTACATCTACCGGCACATGCCGCACGTGGGCGGCGTGGTGCACACGCACTCGCCGTACGCCTCGGCGTGGGCGGCCCGCGGCGAGCCGATCCCGTGCGTGCTCACCGCGATGGCCGACGAGTTCGGCGGCGACATCCCGGTCGGCCCGTTCGCGCTCATCGGCGGTGACGAGATCGGCAAGGGCGTGGTGGAGACCCTCACCGGCCACCGCTCCCCGGCCGTGCTCATGCGCAACCACGGCGTGTTCACCATCGGCGACTCGCCGCGGGCCGCGGTGAAGGCCGCGGTGATGTGCGAGGACGTGGCCCGCACCGTGCACCTGGCCCGGCAGCTCGGCGAGCCGCTGCCGCTCGCGCAGGACGACATCGACCGGCTCTACGACCGCTACCAGAACGTCTACGGACAGAGGGGATCACGGTGA
- the araA gene encoding L-arabinose isomerase, whose protein sequence is MKIWFLTGSQGLYGEATLAQVAEQSRRIASELNAALGAALGDGMAVEVEWRPVLTEADAIRRACLEANADDDCLGLIAWMHTFSPAKMWIAGLDALRKPLVHLHTQANLELPWGTIDMDFMNLNQAAHGDREFGHIQTRIGVARKTVAGHVSDPHVVARIAAWTRAAAGRAELASLRLVRFGDNMRDVAVTEGDKVEAQLRLGVSVNTHGVTELADVVHAASDAEVTALVKEYAERYRVAPELLPGGERHESLRYAARIEVGLRHFLKDGGFRAFTTNFEDLGPLRQLPGIAVQRLMADGYGFGGEGDWKTSALLRTVKRMSEGLPGGTSFMEDYTYHLVPGEELILGAHMLEVCPSIAADVPSCEIHPLSIGNREDPVRLVFDAAPGPAVVVGLADLGDRFRLVANEVDVVPPPHPLPRLPVARAVWRPRPNLRTSAESWLISGAPHHTVLTAGVGVEELNDLAEMLGVELLVIDADTTPRRFAAELRWNQAYHRLAQGL, encoded by the coding sequence GTGAAGATCTGGTTCCTCACCGGCAGCCAGGGCCTGTACGGCGAGGCGACGCTGGCCCAGGTCGCCGAGCAGTCCCGGCGGATCGCGTCGGAGCTGAACGCCGCCCTGGGCGCGGCCCTCGGCGACGGCATGGCGGTCGAGGTGGAGTGGCGGCCGGTGCTCACCGAGGCGGACGCGATCCGCCGCGCGTGCCTGGAGGCGAACGCCGACGACGACTGCCTCGGCCTCATCGCGTGGATGCACACGTTCTCGCCCGCGAAGATGTGGATCGCCGGGCTGGACGCGCTGCGCAAGCCGCTGGTGCACCTGCACACCCAGGCGAACCTGGAGCTGCCGTGGGGCACCATCGACATGGACTTCATGAACCTCAACCAGGCCGCGCACGGCGACCGCGAGTTCGGCCACATCCAGACCCGGATCGGCGTGGCGCGCAAGACCGTGGCCGGGCACGTCTCCGACCCGCACGTGGTCGCTCGCATCGCCGCCTGGACCCGCGCCGCCGCCGGGCGGGCCGAGCTCGCCTCGCTGCGGCTGGTCCGGTTCGGCGACAACATGCGCGACGTCGCCGTCACCGAGGGCGACAAGGTGGAGGCCCAGCTCCGGCTGGGCGTGTCGGTGAACACCCACGGCGTGACCGAGCTCGCCGACGTGGTGCACGCCGCCTCCGACGCCGAGGTGACCGCGCTGGTCAAGGAGTACGCGGAACGCTACCGCGTGGCGCCGGAGCTGCTCCCCGGGGGCGAGCGGCACGAGTCGCTGCGGTACGCCGCCCGCATCGAGGTCGGCCTGCGGCACTTCCTGAAGGACGGTGGCTTCCGCGCGTTCACCACGAACTTCGAGGACCTCGGCCCGCTGCGCCAGCTGCCCGGCATCGCCGTACAGCGGCTCATGGCCGACGGGTACGGCTTCGGCGGCGAGGGCGACTGGAAGACGTCGGCGCTGCTGCGCACGGTCAAGCGCATGTCCGAGGGCCTGCCCGGCGGCACCTCGTTCATGGAGGACTACACCTACCACCTGGTGCCCGGCGAGGAGCTCATCCTCGGCGCGCACATGCTCGAGGTCTGCCCGTCGATCGCCGCCGACGTGCCGAGCTGCGAGATCCACCCGCTGTCGATCGGCAACCGGGAGGACCCGGTGCGGCTGGTGTTCGACGCCGCGCCGGGGCCCGCCGTGGTGGTCGGGCTCGCCGACCTCGGCGACCGGTTCCGGCTGGTGGCCAACGAGGTGGACGTGGTGCCGCCGCCGCACCCGCTGCCCCGGCTGCCGGTGGCCCGCGCGGTCTGGCGGCCGCGGCCGAACCTGCGCACCTCGGCCGAGTCCTGGCTGATCTCGGGCGCCCCGCACCACACCGTGCTCACCGCCGGGGTCGGGGTGGAGGAGCTCAACGACCTGGCCGAGATGCTCGGCGTCGAGCTGCTCGTCATCGACGCCGACACCACGCCCCGCCGGTTCGCCGCCGAGCTGCGCTGGAACCAGGCCTACCACCGCCTCGCCCAGGGCCTCTGA